A stretch of Gemmatimonas aurantiaca T-27 DNA encodes these proteins:
- a CDS encoding ArgE/DapE family deacylase, which translates to MHSRFPLDAVVLTEALVAVDSRNPDLVPGAPGERACAELLASILSGWGFAVSLSDVAPGRSNVIARIGPVGRSPLVLNGHLDVVGTEGMTHEPFSPITRDGNLYARGATDMKAGIAAMCVAAARAAARGALHCEVIIAAVCDEEFASIGTRALLADGLQATGAIITEPTRLSVVPAHKGFAWIDIAVQGRAAHGSRYDVGIDANRHAALLIAALDRFELDTLHTRAHPLLGRASLHAAMISGGTGWSTYADRCDVRIERRTVPGETGVQALQEVEAAIAALQVERPQFVASASLTCAQPPLDIAADAPLVQAVVSAAHSAGLPGAIKGLSCWTDAALFAEAGIPALCFGPGDIARAHSATEWVEIAQIEQATAVLEQVCSTWGT; encoded by the coding sequence GTGCACTCACGATTCCCGCTCGATGCCGTCGTCCTGACGGAAGCGCTCGTCGCGGTCGATTCCCGCAATCCGGACCTCGTGCCTGGCGCGCCCGGTGAGCGTGCCTGTGCCGAGTTGCTGGCGTCCATCCTGAGTGGATGGGGCTTTGCGGTGTCGCTGTCGGACGTCGCACCGGGGCGGTCGAATGTCATCGCGCGCATCGGCCCGGTAGGCCGTTCACCGCTGGTGCTCAACGGGCACCTCGATGTGGTGGGCACGGAGGGCATGACCCACGAGCCTTTTTCTCCCATCACCCGCGACGGCAATCTCTACGCCCGCGGTGCCACCGACATGAAGGCCGGCATTGCCGCCATGTGTGTGGCAGCGGCACGTGCGGCCGCACGTGGTGCCCTGCACTGCGAAGTCATCATCGCGGCGGTGTGCGACGAAGAGTTTGCCTCCATTGGTACGCGTGCATTGCTTGCCGACGGACTGCAGGCAACGGGCGCCATCATCACCGAGCCCACTCGCCTGTCGGTGGTACCGGCCCACAAGGGGTTTGCCTGGATCGACATTGCCGTGCAGGGTCGCGCAGCGCATGGCAGCCGATACGACGTCGGCATCGATGCCAACCGGCACGCGGCGCTGCTCATCGCGGCGCTCGACCGCTTCGAACTGGACACCCTGCACACCCGCGCACACCCACTGCTCGGCCGGGCATCGCTGCATGCGGCCATGATATCGGGCGGCACGGGATGGTCCACGTATGCCGACCGCTGTGATGTGCGCATCGAGCGCCGTACGGTGCCGGGCGAAACCGGCGTGCAGGCGCTGCAAGAAGTGGAAGCTGCCATTGCTGCGCTGCAGGTGGAGCGACCACAGTTTGTGGCGAGCGCCTCGCTGACCTGCGCTCAACCACCGCTCGACATCGCGGCCGACGCGCCACTGGTGCAGGCGGTAGTCAGCGCGGCGCACAGTGCCGGCCTGCCAGGAGCGATCAAGGGACTGTCGTGCTGGACCGATGCGGCGCTCTTTGCCGAGGCCGGGATTCCCGCGCTGTGTTTCGGGCCAGGCGACATTGCCCGTGCGCACTCGGCGACCGAGTGGGTGGAGATCGCCCAGATCGAACAGGCGACGGCCGTGCTCGAGCAGGTGTGCTCGACGTGGGGGACGTGA
- a CDS encoding sugar kinase has product MAGPEFQTSGQPIIASAPTRLDFGGGWTDVPPYTHERGGFVCNLAIERRATVSLTVASAPSQGAAAHDPLATAALRHSGLTASRVEIHSDFPFGAGLGGSSSVGVALAAAIAHATHTTCDAAELAERSRRVEVEELGVAGGFQDHYAAAFGGALGLSFTHTNEATRIPLSDACVDELESCLTLVYTGESRISGETISAVLDAYRDRVPRVVDALDRMAELARQMHQALATGQVASLASCIDEHWQYQRSLHPRISTPRIDELERVVRRAGATGFKALGASGGGSVLICSSANDAARVQTAAATLGQVLTWRVARDGVRVRADLPRL; this is encoded by the coding sequence GTGGCAGGTCCTGAATTTCAGACGAGTGGGCAGCCGATCATTGCATCGGCGCCCACTCGTCTTGATTTCGGGGGTGGCTGGACGGATGTGCCACCGTACACCCACGAACGCGGTGGTTTCGTGTGCAATCTCGCCATCGAGCGACGCGCGACCGTCTCACTGACCGTGGCGTCAGCACCTTCCCAGGGTGCCGCAGCACACGATCCGCTCGCCACGGCGGCGCTCCGCCACAGCGGGTTGACAGCATCACGCGTCGAGATCCACAGCGACTTTCCCTTCGGCGCGGGGCTTGGTGGCTCGTCGTCGGTGGGTGTCGCGCTCGCGGCGGCCATCGCTCACGCCACCCATACCACCTGCGATGCGGCCGAGTTGGCCGAGCGCAGTCGGCGCGTGGAAGTGGAGGAACTGGGTGTCGCCGGTGGATTTCAGGACCACTATGCCGCCGCTTTCGGTGGTGCGCTGGGACTGTCGTTCACACACACCAATGAGGCCACGCGTATTCCGCTGAGCGATGCCTGTGTCGACGAGCTGGAGTCGTGCCTGACGCTTGTCTACACGGGAGAATCGCGAATCTCCGGCGAGACCATCAGCGCGGTGCTCGATGCTTACCGCGATCGTGTGCCGCGTGTGGTGGATGCGCTCGATCGCATGGCCGAGCTTGCGCGGCAGATGCATCAGGCCCTGGCCACCGGACAGGTCGCATCGCTCGCGTCCTGCATCGATGAACATTGGCAATACCAGAGATCGCTGCATCCGCGCATCAGCACCCCCCGCATCGATGAACTGGAGCGTGTGGTGCGCCGTGCGGGAGCCACCGGCTTCAAAGCGCTGGGCGCCAGCGGCGGTGGCAGTGTGCTGATCTGCTCGTCGGCCAACGATGCGGCGCGTGTCCAGACCGCGGCGGCAACGTTGGGCCAAGTGCTCACGTGGCGAGTTGCCCGTGATGGGGTGCGGGTGCGCGCCGATCTACCTAGACTGTAG
- a CDS encoding DUF72 domain-containing protein, translating to MPPPDDFQPSLFEEPLDRHEQFMQEAARLAAALPATLRFGTSSWTYPGWSGMVYRRSYPKTGATAPMLAEYARCPLFRTVGVDSFFYRPPTPEVLEEYRHALPAGFPLVMKVWDQITSYALNSPRHHMLRQLGVTPLQPSDRNPDWLNPTLCVDAVIGPALEYLGEHAGVFLFEFEAIPRSAHLTVAGFAEHLDRFFGALPKGPRYAVEIRTPQHLAPPYFAALRAHQVAHVFNAWTHMPTIGAQLLHDDALTTDFTIARALLRPGRTFNDAVEAFAPYDRIQDAFPEGHDDILTLIDRALAHAATIFVIANNRFEGSSPLTIANLARRFLLR from the coding sequence ATGCCGCCGCCTGACGACTTCCAGCCATCGCTGTTCGAGGAACCGCTCGACCGCCACGAGCAGTTCATGCAGGAGGCCGCGAGACTGGCGGCCGCCCTGCCGGCAACGCTGCGATTCGGCACGTCCAGTTGGACCTATCCGGGGTGGTCTGGCATGGTGTACCGGCGGAGCTATCCCAAGACCGGGGCCACGGCACCCATGCTGGCCGAATACGCGCGCTGTCCGCTGTTCCGGACGGTCGGCGTGGATTCGTTCTTCTATCGGCCACCGACACCCGAGGTACTCGAGGAATACCGGCACGCATTGCCGGCCGGCTTCCCCCTCGTGATGAAGGTCTGGGATCAGATCACCTCGTATGCGCTGAACAGCCCCCGCCATCACATGCTGCGGCAGCTCGGCGTCACGCCGCTTCAGCCGTCGGACAGGAACCCGGATTGGCTCAATCCGACCCTGTGTGTCGATGCGGTGATCGGACCCGCTCTCGAATACCTGGGCGAACATGCCGGCGTCTTTCTGTTCGAGTTCGAGGCCATTCCCCGCTCAGCACACCTCACCGTCGCGGGCTTTGCGGAACATCTCGACCGATTCTTCGGGGCGTTGCCCAAAGGACCACGGTACGCCGTCGAGATCCGCACGCCCCAGCACCTCGCCCCGCCGTACTTCGCGGCGCTACGAGCTCACCAGGTGGCGCATGTGTTCAACGCCTGGACGCACATGCCGACCATCGGGGCGCAGTTGCTCCACGACGATGCCCTCACGACCGATTTCACCATTGCGCGAGCGCTGCTGCGGCCCGGACGCACGTTCAACGACGCCGTCGAGGCGTTCGCCCCGTATGACCGGATCCAGGACGCGTTTCCAGAGGGGCATGACGATATCCTGACCCTGATCGACCGCGCATTGGCGCATGCCGCCACGATCTTTGTCATTGCCAACAACCGATTCGAAGGCTCGTCCCCGCTGACCATCGCCAACCTCGCCCGACGCTTCCTGCTGAGATAG
- a CDS encoding alpha/beta fold hydrolase, protein MSDFQLDLQRVTVPDATTRSGIVLAVQRITLPRTTQAASARPAPSASAAAGTSPTMVFLHESLGCIETWREFPAFLAEAAGLDAIVYDRLGYGLSAPMPDTPRGLDYLHIEAERLFRLLDILGIGEVVLFGHSDGGSIALLAAAMQPQRVRAVITEGAHVFVEEETLEGVRIAQALMAKTDLPVRLARYHGDKVARLTAAWIDTWLSPGFRDWNIETSLRAARCPALIIQGEADEYGTPAQVEAIVKGWGGTAEALLLPGARHTPHREATKAVMAATTAFLATALA, encoded by the coding sequence ATGTCCGATTTTCAGCTCGACCTGCAGCGCGTGACCGTACCCGATGCCACCACACGAAGTGGCATCGTTCTCGCCGTGCAGCGCATTACGCTGCCGCGCACGACGCAGGCTGCGTCAGCCCGTCCGGCGCCATCCGCGTCCGCGGCAGCAGGCACATCGCCCACCATGGTGTTCCTGCACGAATCGCTGGGCTGCATCGAGACATGGCGCGAGTTCCCGGCATTCTTGGCGGAGGCCGCAGGGCTCGATGCCATCGTGTACGACCGACTGGGATATGGCCTGTCCGCACCCATGCCAGACACACCACGCGGGCTGGACTACCTCCACATCGAAGCCGAACGGTTGTTCCGCTTGCTCGATATTCTGGGCATCGGTGAGGTCGTACTGTTCGGGCACAGCGACGGTGGATCCATCGCATTACTGGCGGCAGCGATGCAACCGCAGCGTGTGCGCGCGGTGATCACCGAAGGCGCGCATGTGTTTGTCGAAGAAGAAACGCTGGAAGGGGTGCGTATCGCGCAGGCGCTCATGGCGAAGACCGATCTGCCGGTGCGGCTCGCGCGGTATCACGGTGACAAGGTGGCCCGTCTCACAGCGGCGTGGATCGACACCTGGCTGTCACCGGGGTTTCGGGATTGGAACATCGAAACCAGTCTCCGTGCCGCCCGCTGTCCGGCGCTCATCATCCAGGGAGAAGCGGACGAGTATGGCACGCCGGCGCAGGTGGAGGCGATCGTGAAGGGCTGGGGTGGAACGGCCGAAGCGCTGCTGTTGCCGGGCGCGCGGCATACGCCACATCGGGAGGCCACCAAGGCCGTGATGGCGGCCACTACGGCATTTCTGGCAACGGCACTGGCCTGA
- a CDS encoding ribonuclease H family protein: MSAKFPLVAVYADESCLGNGKSGDTPGGLGALIEFRKNDGTVLRFDLWASEPNTTNNRMALRSVIDTFEAMSRKGNRLSVLFTTDSRYIVDGMSSWVRGWMSRGWRRKDGAVENVELWQQAVAAIATHQTQWAWVKGHAGHPQNEYANYLATRAAAVQDRSDGMVASQFESWWAGEQAKGRGNKPLSPFPVVEQFVPAAALPPLPVSRLEQ; encoded by the coding sequence GTGAGCGCGAAGTTTCCTCTGGTGGCGGTGTACGCCGATGAATCGTGTCTCGGCAACGGCAAGAGCGGCGACACCCCCGGTGGACTCGGCGCCCTGATCGAGTTTCGCAAGAATGACGGCACAGTATTGCGCTTCGACCTGTGGGCATCGGAACCCAACACCACGAACAACCGCATGGCGTTGCGGTCGGTGATCGACACGTTCGAAGCGATGTCCCGCAAGGGCAACCGCCTGTCGGTGCTGTTCACCACCGATTCGCGCTACATCGTGGACGGCATGTCGAGCTGGGTACGCGGCTGGATGTCGCGCGGATGGCGTCGCAAGGATGGCGCGGTGGAAAATGTGGAGCTGTGGCAGCAGGCCGTGGCGGCGATCGCGACCCACCAAACGCAGTGGGCATGGGTCAAGGGGCACGCCGGGCACCCGCAGAACGAGTATGCCAACTACCTCGCCACCCGGGCAGCGGCCGTGCAGGACCGGTCCGATGGCATGGTGGCCTCCCAGTTCGAGAGCTGGTGGGCGGGTGAGCAGGCGAAGGGTCGGGGGAACAAGCCACTCTCGCCGTTTCCCGTGGTGGAACAGTTCGTGCCAGCGGCCGCGTTACCCCCACTTCCTGTCTCGCGTCTGGAACAATAG
- a CDS encoding CaiB/BaiF CoA transferase family protein — MRNNVRYIETSTDHIGGTIVSQNLKGIKVLDLSRVLAGPYCTMMLGDLGASIIKVERPNTGDDTRGWGPPFDQRGQSAYFLSANRNKFSLAADFRNAEDLALVQSLAAEADIIIENYLPGALARNGLDSDVLMAKNSRLIWCTISGFGPDSQRPGYDFVAQAESGWMAITGEPEGEPMKVGVALVDVLAGKDAAIGILAALAGRDAAERRGDVLPTPDRRVQVTLASSAVAALVNVAQNALVSGAPTRRWGNAHPNLVPYQLFHATDRPLVIAVGNDAQWTQAALALGLDDLAGDAALSTNAGRLTHRELVVGRIAQRVREAPAQQWIDRLDAVGVPCGLVRSVQEALHDVTGSARTGVSPILNGRVRFEPPLLDEHGVTIREKQWSSFDLVPIPE, encoded by the coding sequence ATGCGCAATAACGTCAGGTATATAGAGACATCAACAGATCACATAGGCGGCACTATAGTGTCTCAAAACCTGAAAGGCATCAAAGTTCTTGACCTCTCCAGGGTCCTGGCCGGCCCCTACTGCACCATGATGCTCGGTGACCTCGGCGCGTCGATCATCAAGGTGGAACGGCCGAACACCGGTGACGATACGCGCGGTTGGGGGCCTCCCTTCGATCAACGCGGGCAGTCCGCCTATTTCCTGTCCGCAAATCGGAACAAGTTTTCCCTCGCCGCCGATTTTCGGAACGCGGAAGATCTCGCCCTGGTCCAAAGTCTCGCGGCCGAAGCAGACATCATCATCGAAAACTATCTGCCCGGTGCATTGGCACGAAACGGTCTTGATAGTGACGTATTGATGGCAAAAAACAGTCGCCTCATTTGGTGCACCATCTCGGGATTTGGCCCGGATAGTCAGCGCCCAGGATACGACTTCGTCGCGCAGGCCGAATCTGGGTGGATGGCGATCACCGGTGAGCCGGAAGGCGAGCCCATGAAAGTCGGGGTCGCGCTGGTGGACGTGCTGGCCGGCAAGGACGCCGCGATCGGGATACTGGCGGCATTGGCGGGACGGGACGCTGCAGAGCGCCGCGGCGACGTGCTGCCGACGCCAGACCGCCGAGTGCAGGTGACGCTCGCCAGCTCTGCGGTGGCCGCGTTGGTGAATGTTGCGCAGAACGCGCTCGTATCGGGGGCCCCGACCAGGCGATGGGGCAATGCGCACCCGAACCTCGTCCCCTATCAACTATTTCACGCCACCGACCGCCCGCTCGTCATTGCCGTGGGGAACGACGCGCAGTGGACGCAGGCCGCGCTTGCGCTGGGATTGGATGACCTCGCGGGTGATGCCGCGTTGTCCACCAACGCCGGTCGGTTGACTCACCGCGAGCTCGTGGTCGGACGGATCGCGCAGCGTGTGCGTGAGGCGCCGGCGCAGCAGTGGATCGATCGTCTGGACGCGGTGGGCGTTCCTTGCGGACTCGTCCGTAGTGTTCAGGAGGCTTTGCATGACGTCACCGGCTCGGCACGCACGGGCGTTTCACCGATTCTGAATGGTCGTGTTCGCTTCGAGCCACCGTTGCTCGATGAACACGGCGTCACAATCCGGGAAAAACAGTGGAGTTCGTTCGACCTCGTGCCGATACCAGAGTGA
- the odhB gene encoding 2-oxoglutarate dehydrogenase complex dihydrolipoyllysine-residue succinyltransferase — protein sequence MSSIKVPPLGESIVEATVSRWLKKEGDAVAVGDTLVELETDKITVEVPALEAGVLTARAKGEGDVVAVGEVLGEIAAGAAAASAPVASAPAAAPAPVASAPAAAPVVAAAPSADAKVSPAAARLATESGVNTADVAGTGRGGVVSKADVVDALRTPQPAAAAAPAPAAAPAKAPTSAAGRETREKMTTRRKRIAENLLMSQQSTAHLTTFNEVDMTAITAFRERMKERVEKEQGVKLSFMPFFAKAACIALKSYPLVNAQIDGDSIVYKHYVNMGIAVASDAGLVVPNVKDADSKSVVEIGKDIGAVAKRARDGKLSMDDLTGGTFTITNGGVFGSLVSTPIINYPQSGILGLHKIQDRPIAVDGKVEIRPMMYIALSYDHRIIDGQQAVLFLVRVKELMEDPAAMLVL from the coding sequence ATGTCGTCAATCAAGGTTCCCCCTCTCGGCGAATCCATCGTCGAGGCGACCGTCTCGCGCTGGCTCAAGAAGGAAGGCGACGCTGTTGCCGTCGGCGATACGCTGGTTGAGCTCGAAACGGACAAGATCACGGTGGAAGTGCCTGCGCTCGAAGCGGGCGTGCTGACGGCGCGCGCCAAAGGCGAAGGTGATGTCGTCGCCGTCGGCGAAGTGCTCGGCGAAATTGCAGCCGGCGCGGCCGCCGCGAGTGCGCCTGTTGCGAGTGCGCCTGCAGCGGCGCCTGCGCCGGTGGCATCGGCCCCTGCGGCCGCTCCCGTCGTCGCTGCCGCGCCTTCGGCGGACGCCAAGGTCTCCCCGGCCGCAGCCCGTCTCGCCACCGAAAGTGGCGTGAACACGGCCGATGTGGCCGGCACGGGTCGTGGTGGCGTGGTCTCCAAGGCCGATGTGGTCGACGCGTTGCGCACCCCGCAGCCTGCCGCCGCGGCGGCACCGGCACCCGCCGCCGCCCCGGCCAAGGCACCGACCTCCGCGGCCGGCCGCGAGACGCGCGAGAAGATGACGACGCGCCGCAAGCGCATCGCCGAAAACCTGCTGATGTCACAGCAGTCCACGGCACATCTGACGACGTTCAACGAAGTCGACATGACGGCGATCACGGCGTTCCGTGAGCGCATGAAGGAACGCGTGGAGAAGGAACAGGGCGTGAAGCTGTCGTTCATGCCGTTCTTCGCGAAGGCTGCCTGCATCGCGCTCAAGTCGTATCCGCTGGTGAATGCGCAGATCGACGGCGACTCGATCGTCTACAAGCACTACGTCAACATGGGCATTGCCGTCGCCAGCGACGCGGGCCTCGTGGTGCCGAACGTCAAGGACGCCGACAGCAAGAGCGTCGTGGAAATCGGCAAGGACATCGGCGCGGTGGCCAAGCGTGCCCGCGACGGCAAGCTGTCGATGGACGATCTCACGGGTGGCACGTTCACCATCACGAATGGTGGCGTGTTCGGTTCACTCGTGTCCACACCGATCATCAACTATCCACAGTCGGGCATTCTGGGTCTGCACAAGATCCAGGACCGCCCCATCGCAGTGGATGGCAAGGTCGAGATCCGTCCGATGATGTACATCGCCCTGAGCTACGATCACCGCATCATCGACGGCCAGCAGGCCGTGTTGTTCCTGGTGCGCGTGAAGGAGCTCATGGAAGATCCGGCCGCGATGCTGGTGCTCTGA
- a CDS encoding RNA polymerase sigma factor, giving the protein MTEPQLPPNDVDSDQEVIARVMAGDRDAFSMLIGRYSDPLYRHALGMTGSPDVAEDILQTSFIKAYHHLGEVRGRFDAWLFRIVANGCKDWLKNIRRTHLSYDEDDQPSGYASPDEDLDRTELRQDLDSALAQLAPSLREAFIMKHVEGRSYEEMADLLGTTVGALKMRVHRAREALQALLEEKYA; this is encoded by the coding sequence ATGACGGAACCCCAGCTCCCGCCGAACGACGTCGATTCGGACCAGGAAGTCATCGCCCGCGTAATGGCGGGCGACAGAGACGCCTTCTCGATGCTGATCGGCCGCTACAGTGATCCGCTGTATCGGCATGCTCTCGGAATGACGGGCAGTCCTGACGTCGCCGAGGACATTCTTCAGACGTCGTTCATCAAGGCCTATCACCATCTCGGTGAAGTCCGTGGTCGCTTCGACGCCTGGTTATTCCGGATCGTAGCCAACGGGTGCAAGGACTGGCTGAAGAACATTCGGCGCACGCATCTGAGCTATGACGAAGATGATCAGCCATCCGGCTACGCATCGCCTGACGAAGACCTCGATCGCACCGAACTGCGACAGGACCTCGACTCCGCGCTCGCGCAGTTGGCGCCATCGCTTCGGGAAGCGTTCATCATGAAGCACGTGGAAGGACGCTCCTACGAAGAAATGGCGGACCTGTTGGGGACCACTGTTGGTGCGCTGAAGATGCGCGTGCATCGTGCACGCGAAGCGCTTCAGGCCCTGCTCGAGGAGAAATACGCCTGA
- the lpdA gene encoding dihydrolipoyl dehydrogenase, with protein MTSTTSQTADVLVLGGGPGGYVAAIRAAQLGFSVTCIEADKTLGGTCVTVGCIPSKALLQSSEHYEWLRLHAAEHGVKVEGATVDLPAMMARKTDVVAQNTKGIEFLFRKNKITWAKGFGTLKTGNVVEVKDTDGNVTSWQGKHVIIATGSVPVQLPFLPFDEQRVLSNVGALQIPEVPKHLIVIGGGVIGLELGSVWRRLGAKVTVVEFAPTILPGNDDDVIKEADKILRKQGLEIHTGTKVTGADVRADGVTIHAEKDGAALSFDGDYVLVSVGRKPSLSGVDAAALGLALGQRGEIAVNDQMRTNLPNVFAIGDVVGGKLLAHKAEDEGVIAAEVIAGKPVHMHYRTMPGVVYTWPEIATVGLTEQEVKASGRAYRVGKFPFSANGRARTMGETQGFVKFVVDKDSDEILGCHMIGPHVADNLAQVVLAMEYRGSAEDIAITVHSHPTLSETVKEAALSALGRALHM; from the coding sequence ATGACTTCCACGACTTCCCAGACCGCCGACGTACTCGTCCTCGGTGGTGGCCCCGGCGGCTACGTGGCCGCGATCCGCGCAGCCCAGTTGGGCTTCTCCGTCACCTGCATCGAAGCTGACAAGACGCTGGGTGGCACCTGCGTCACGGTGGGGTGCATTCCGTCGAAAGCCCTGCTGCAAAGCTCCGAGCACTACGAGTGGCTACGCCTGCATGCCGCAGAGCACGGCGTGAAAGTGGAAGGTGCCACTGTCGACCTGCCGGCCATGATGGCGCGCAAGACCGATGTGGTCGCGCAGAACACCAAGGGCATCGAGTTCCTGTTCCGCAAGAACAAGATCACGTGGGCCAAGGGCTTCGGTACGCTCAAGACTGGCAATGTCGTCGAGGTGAAGGACACCGACGGCAACGTGACATCGTGGCAGGGCAAGCACGTGATCATTGCGACGGGCTCCGTGCCGGTGCAGTTGCCGTTCCTCCCGTTCGACGAACAGCGTGTGTTGTCGAACGTGGGCGCACTGCAGATCCCCGAAGTGCCGAAGCATCTCATCGTCATCGGTGGTGGCGTGATCGGTCTCGAGCTCGGCTCCGTGTGGCGCCGCCTCGGCGCGAAGGTCACGGTGGTGGAGTTCGCGCCCACCATCCTGCCTGGCAACGATGACGATGTGATCAAGGAAGCCGACAAGATCCTGCGCAAGCAGGGACTCGAGATCCACACCGGCACGAAGGTGACCGGTGCCGACGTGCGCGCCGACGGCGTGACCATCCACGCGGAGAAGGATGGCGCGGCGCTGTCGTTCGACGGCGACTATGTGCTCGTCTCGGTGGGCCGCAAGCCATCGTTGTCGGGTGTGGATGCCGCTGCGCTGGGCCTCGCGCTCGGTCAGCGTGGCGAGATCGCCGTGAACGACCAGATGCGCACCAACCTGCCGAACGTGTTTGCCATCGGCGACGTGGTGGGCGGCAAGCTGCTCGCGCACAAGGCCGAGGACGAAGGCGTGATTGCCGCCGAAGTGATCGCCGGCAAGCCGGTGCACATGCACTACCGCACGATGCCTGGTGTGGTGTACACGTGGCCCGAGATTGCCACGGTGGGTCTCACCGAGCAGGAAGTGAAGGCCAGCGGCCGTGCCTATCGCGTGGGCAAGTTCCCGTTCAGCGCCAACGGTCGTGCACGCACCATGGGTGAGACCCAGGGCTTCGTGAAGTTCGTGGTGGACAAGGACTCCGACGAAATTCTCGGGTGCCACATGATCGGCCCACACGTGGCCGACAACCTCGCGCAGGTCGTGCTGGCGATGGAATACCGTGGCAGCGCCGAGGACATCGCGATCACGGTGCATTCGCACCCGACGCTCAGCGAGACGGTGAAGGAAGCCGCGCTCAGTGCGCTCGGCCGCGCGCTGCACATGTAA
- a CDS encoding zinc ribbon domain-containing protein, whose protein sequence is MTTVSRSLDDLDRLAFRLSRTVRTQFPHLLTQGFTLIDLEERLLPYREVRREMADSGPDAFETTLLRLVSGERGYLRTDPGLQQASLQALAFPSPTLALVREWATTSLRLGDTSGAGASRSTAALDVFPAPSGQSRAQAASHSAECAHGHGSEHAGHTHGGMQSHRHAPAQDRTLDHGTGVSSVAGPANARRVTPARGTRATHAHCRFCDGQLPDFRKITFCPHCGMDLTKRQCQACSTELEANWHYCVTCGRGS, encoded by the coding sequence GTGACCACGGTTTCCCGCTCGCTGGACGATCTGGATCGGCTGGCTTTTCGTCTCTCGCGTACGGTGCGCACGCAGTTCCCGCACCTGTTGACGCAGGGATTCACGCTCATCGACCTCGAAGAGCGGCTGCTGCCCTACCGCGAAGTCCGACGCGAAATGGCCGACAGTGGCCCCGACGCGTTCGAAACGACGCTGTTGCGTCTCGTGTCGGGAGAGCGTGGGTATCTGCGCACCGATCCGGGATTGCAGCAGGCCAGTCTGCAGGCGCTGGCTTTTCCTTCGCCCACGCTGGCATTGGTGCGCGAATGGGCCACGACGTCGCTGCGATTGGGTGACACTTCAGGTGCCGGGGCCAGCCGGTCTACCGCGGCGCTGGACGTGTTCCCCGCGCCGTCAGGTCAATCCCGTGCGCAGGCAGCCAGTCATTCAGCGGAGTGCGCGCACGGACATGGGTCTGAACACGCGGGCCACACACATGGTGGCATGCAGAGCCACCGGCACGCCCCCGCCCAGGACCGCACGCTGGACCATGGGACGGGCGTGAGCAGTGTGGCGGGTCCCGCCAATGCGCGCCGCGTGACACCGGCGCGCGGAACCCGTGCCACGCATGCCCATTGCCGATTCTGCGACGGACAACTGCCGGATTTCCGGAAAATCACTTTCTGTCCGCACTGCGGGATGGACCTGACCAAGCGGCAATGTCAGGCCTGCAGCACCGAACTCGAAGCGAACTGGCACTACTGCGTCACCTGCGGCCGCGGCAGCTAG